A portion of the Natrinema salaciae genome contains these proteins:
- the kdgK1 gene encoding bifunctional 2-dehydro-3-deoxygluconokinase/2-dehydro-3-deoxygalactonokinase, whose amino-acid sequence MSESDIVTFGETMLRLSPPGNERLENADEFEVRAAGAESNVAIAASRLGASATWLSKVPETALGRRVVGELRGHGIETDVVWSHRGRQGTYYLEHAGKPRGTNVIYDRDDTAISTAEAREFDIDRIQDAKVFFTTGITPALSSTLRDTTLNLLKAARKGGTTTAFDFNFRRKLWSPDEARETLTRLFPGIDVLVIAARDARTVLGFEGDPRQLAHKLGSQYDFTTVVVTRGSEGAVGWHDSVVHDHDAYETDTIDPIGTGDAFTGAFIARRLDGDNVPTALEYAAATASLKRTIPGDVALVTADEVETVVSEQSEEISR is encoded by the coding sequence GTGAGCGAGAGCGATATCGTCACGTTCGGCGAGACCATGCTCCGGCTCTCACCGCCGGGTAACGAACGGCTCGAGAACGCGGACGAGTTCGAGGTGCGCGCCGCCGGAGCGGAGAGCAACGTCGCGATCGCCGCAAGTCGGCTTGGTGCCTCTGCGACGTGGCTCTCGAAGGTTCCGGAGACCGCGCTCGGACGGCGCGTCGTCGGAGAACTCCGCGGACACGGCATCGAGACGGACGTCGTCTGGAGCCATCGCGGCCGTCAGGGGACGTACTACCTCGAGCACGCGGGCAAACCGCGCGGCACGAACGTGATCTACGACCGGGACGACACCGCGATCTCGACGGCGGAGGCCCGCGAGTTCGACATCGACCGGATTCAGGACGCGAAGGTCTTCTTCACGACCGGCATCACGCCCGCGCTCTCCTCGACGCTCCGCGATACGACGCTCAATCTACTCAAAGCGGCCCGGAAGGGCGGAACGACGACCGCCTTCGACTTCAACTTCCGGCGGAAGCTCTGGTCGCCCGACGAGGCCCGGGAGACGCTGACTCGGCTGTTCCCGGGTATCGACGTGCTCGTGATCGCCGCTCGCGACGCGCGCACCGTCCTCGGCTTCGAGGGCGATCCCCGCCAACTCGCCCACAAACTCGGCTCCCAGTACGACTTCACGACCGTCGTCGTCACCCGCGGCTCCGAAGGGGCGGTCGGCTGGCACGATAGCGTCGTCCACGATCACGACGCCTACGAGACCGACACCATCGACCCGATCGGAACCGGCGACGCCTTCACCGGCGCGTTCATCGCCCGCCGACTCGACGGCGATAACGTGCCCACCGCCCTCGAGTACGCCGCGGCGACGGCGTCGCTCAAGCGGACGATCCCGGGCGACGTCGCGCTCGTCACTGCGGACGAAGTCGAGACCGTCGTCTCGGAACAGAGCGAAGAAATCTCCCGGTAG
- a CDS encoding DUF7562 family protein, which translates to MWPSRNRTETVTCLACGTDRPRDEAREYDKYGDRWDREGKTFEHLCKSCHSDLCHHPRDELEALLVDLEAGRRNRDAFLARYLSTVEERYGPLEEES; encoded by the coding sequence ATGTGGCCCTCCCGGAACCGGACGGAGACGGTCACGTGCCTGGCCTGTGGCACTGACCGTCCACGCGACGAGGCCCGCGAGTACGACAAGTACGGCGACCGCTGGGATCGCGAGGGAAAGACCTTCGAACACCTCTGTAAGTCCTGTCATAGCGATCTCTGTCACCACCCGCGTGACGAGCTCGAGGCGCTGCTGGTCGATCTCGAGGCCGGCCGGCGGAACCGAGACGCCTTCCTAGCGCGATATCTCTCGACGGTCGAGGAACGGTACGGGCCGCTCGAGGAGGAGTCCTGA
- a CDS encoding RNB domain-containing ribonuclease codes for MSDDAQADAGTVEGQGPVEVSEELARHLENKREELFEKFELRDEFPPEVLEEAEARTEGVTAEISDEIDERNDLRDLTTWTTDPIDAQDFDDALSIEERDDEYVLWVHIADVTHYVNPDTAMWDEAVERGNTVYLPGYTVHMLPPVLAETVCSLVPNEDRLAHTVEMHLDKETLSYENIEIYKSVIESDERLTYAQAESRLEEPGAPLHDENVLVYDLAEQMHEQRKEDGSLVLNPSRDRAHTIIEECMLKANKAVTHELMWNRGVEAMYRVHPQPSPDEWSEALREIQDLDGVSIPGSTWDDPRKAVNATLEEAPGRQLDKIQWAVMKVMPRARYMNDPFGGHHALNFEIYGHFTSPIRRLSDLINHWIVYQNDVPENLIELCDRASDKQKDAEQCEREYKTFLQEVGLDPMAVNNRGIEVVDESEAEKTL; via the coding sequence ATGAGTGACGACGCACAGGCCGACGCCGGAACGGTGGAAGGCCAGGGCCCCGTCGAAGTCTCGGAGGAACTCGCGCGACATCTCGAGAACAAGCGCGAGGAACTGTTCGAGAAGTTCGAACTCCGGGACGAGTTCCCGCCCGAGGTTCTCGAGGAGGCCGAAGCCCGGACGGAGGGCGTCACGGCCGAGATCAGCGACGAGATCGACGAACGGAACGATCTACGCGATCTGACGACCTGGACGACGGACCCGATCGACGCCCAAGACTTCGACGACGCGCTGTCGATCGAGGAGCGCGACGACGAGTACGTCCTCTGGGTTCACATCGCCGACGTGACCCACTACGTCAATCCCGACACCGCGATGTGGGACGAGGCCGTCGAGCGCGGCAACACGGTTTATCTGCCCGGCTATACGGTTCACATGCTGCCGCCGGTGCTGGCCGAGACGGTCTGTTCGCTGGTCCCCAACGAGGATCGGCTGGCTCACACCGTCGAGATGCACCTCGACAAGGAGACCCTGAGCTACGAGAACATCGAGATCTACAAGTCGGTCATCGAATCCGACGAACGGCTCACCTACGCGCAGGCCGAAAGCCGGCTCGAGGAGCCCGGTGCGCCGCTCCACGACGAGAACGTCTTAGTCTACGATCTCGCCGAACAGATGCACGAACAGCGCAAGGAGGACGGCTCGCTCGTCCTGAACCCGAGCCGCGACCGCGCGCACACCATCATCGAGGAGTGCATGCTCAAGGCCAACAAGGCCGTCACGCACGAACTCATGTGGAACCGCGGCGTCGAGGCCATGTACCGGGTCCATCCCCAGCCCAGTCCCGACGAGTGGTCGGAGGCACTCCGGGAGATTCAGGATCTCGACGGCGTCTCGATCCCCGGCAGCACCTGGGACGACCCGCGGAAGGCGGTCAACGCAACGCTCGAGGAGGCACCCGGCCGCCAGCTGGACAAGATCCAGTGGGCGGTGATGAAGGTGATGCCCCGGGCGCGGTACATGAACGACCCGTTCGGCGGCCACCACGCGCTGAACTTCGAGATCTACGGCCACTTCACGAGCCCCATCCGGCGGCTCTCGGACCTGATCAACCACTGGATCGTCTACCAGAACGACGTCCCGGAGAACCTCATCGAGCTCTGTGACCGCGCCAGCGATAAACAGAAAGACGCCGAGCAGTGCGAACGCGAGTACAAGACCTTCCTCCAGGAGGTCGGCCTCGATCCGATGGCGGTCAACAACCGCGGGATCGAAGTCGTCGACGAGAGTGAGGCCGAGAAGACGCTGTAG
- a CDS encoding ABC transporter ATP-binding protein — translation MVPVAFKNVTKQFSDTTVVVDLTFEITTGETVCVLGPNGAGKSTTFGLLLGALKPSSGTVAVFGNDPFDEPSVRSRLGALPDGFDVYPRLTGRQHVQYAARLNGDDRDPARLLDRVGLAAAIDKRAGKYSLGMKRRLGLALALSGDPDLLVLDEPSAGLDPVGSYMLRDIIREEQDRGTTILVASHNLEYIDDLCDRFIAILDGRVQFNDTVAALREQAGTGIRVSISVEACPDPFVERIATMTGVSNVKIDSSRIRIDCTPSAKPSVIAALDDSNVRFTDIDIEEQSTMSAFRQFLHEGTQ, via the coding sequence ATGGTGCCGGTGGCGTTTAAAAATGTCACAAAACAGTTTTCGGATACTACCGTCGTAGTCGATCTCACGTTTGAGATAACGACCGGTGAGACGGTCTGCGTTCTCGGGCCGAACGGGGCCGGGAAATCGACGACGTTCGGTCTCTTGCTGGGAGCACTCAAGCCGAGCAGCGGTACGGTGGCCGTGTTCGGAAACGATCCATTCGACGAACCGTCCGTTCGCTCCCGTCTCGGAGCATTACCGGACGGGTTCGACGTCTATCCCCGTTTGACCGGTCGACAGCACGTTCAGTATGCCGCTCGATTGAACGGTGACGACCGTGATCCGGCGAGACTGTTAGACCGCGTCGGGTTAGCGGCAGCGATCGACAAGCGAGCGGGGAAGTATTCGCTCGGAATGAAACGCCGCCTCGGTCTCGCGCTCGCACTAAGCGGCGATCCGGACCTCCTCGTTCTCGACGAACCGTCAGCAGGTCTCGACCCGGTCGGGTCGTATATGCTTCGAGACATCATTCGGGAGGAACAGGACCGTGGAACGACGATTCTCGTCGCGAGTCACAATCTCGAGTACATCGATGATCTCTGCGATCGGTTTATCGCTATTCTGGACGGACGCGTTCAGTTCAACGACACCGTTGCAGCGCTTCGGGAGCAGGCCGGTACTGGGATCCGCGTATCGATTTCGGTCGAAGCGTGTCCGGACCCCTTCGTAGAACGGATCGCGACGATGACCGGCGTTTCGAACGTCAAGATCGATAGCTCTCGGATACGGATCGACTGTACCCCGTCAGCCAAGCCGTCCGTCATTGCTGCGCTCGACGATTCGAACGTCCGGTTTACCGACATCGATATCGAAGAACAATCGACGATGAGTGCATTTCGGCAGTTTCTCCACGAGGGCACGCAATGA
- a CDS encoding MFS transporter, whose amino-acid sequence MRLWRDPLRRRWVLWAAMGTLFLLVNANRLSTAVLSENLMAAFGTTGAQLGTLHAVFFWVYAVMQIPTGLLADRVGPRLTATAGAVVMNAGVIWFSLADAYLVATLARGLIGLGGSVIFVCILRFCANWYRADEFATMSGATFAVAGFGGVFATTPLALSVDAFGWRSTVGWLGVVGLAMAVLVFALVRDSPVDAGFERIEGVPGQETLTTAQLRASLSAVLRDRWLWVISLMLFCSTGVNLTLFGLWGVPYVVQTYDVSVTYASTLTLLGGVGLMVGPPAVGWLSDRLESRVELMVAGSACYVVCLGLIAVVGDPPLPVVGAVFLLAGVMLGTFVLGYSVVKERHPSSASGISTGTANGAAFFGAAILPTLMGWVLDAYWTGELVGGVRVYTRTGYRIAFGIATVAGAIAFCCTLWLYRRERATSPSEESTVDGVTGE is encoded by the coding sequence ATGCGACTTTGGCGCGATCCACTCCGCCGGCGATGGGTGCTCTGGGCGGCGATGGGGACCCTCTTCCTCCTCGTGAACGCGAACCGTCTCTCTACCGCGGTCCTCTCCGAGAACCTCATGGCGGCGTTCGGGACGACCGGCGCACAGTTGGGGACGCTCCACGCCGTCTTCTTCTGGGTGTACGCCGTCATGCAGATCCCGACGGGCCTGCTCGCAGACCGGGTCGGGCCACGACTGACGGCCACGGCCGGCGCGGTGGTGATGAACGCGGGCGTCATCTGGTTCTCGCTCGCGGACGCCTATCTCGTGGCGACGCTCGCCCGCGGTCTCATCGGCCTCGGCGGGAGCGTGATCTTCGTCTGCATCCTCCGGTTCTGTGCCAACTGGTACCGCGCCGACGAGTTCGCGACGATGAGCGGCGCGACGTTCGCCGTCGCCGGCTTCGGTGGCGTCTTCGCGACGACGCCGCTCGCGCTTTCGGTCGACGCGTTCGGCTGGCGATCGACGGTCGGCTGGCTCGGCGTCGTCGGCCTCGCGATGGCCGTCCTCGTGTTCGCGCTCGTCCGTGACTCCCCCGTCGACGCCGGCTTCGAGCGCATCGAGGGGGTCCCCGGCCAGGAGACGCTCACGACCGCACAGCTCCGGGCGTCCCTCTCGGCTGTCCTCCGTGATCGCTGGCTCTGGGTCATCAGTCTCATGCTGTTCTGTTCGACCGGCGTGAACCTCACCCTGTTCGGTCTCTGGGGTGTCCCCTACGTCGTCCAGACCTACGACGTCTCGGTGACCTACGCCTCCACACTGACCCTGCTCGGCGGCGTCGGCCTGATGGTCGGCCCGCCCGCGGTCGGCTGGCTGTCCGACCGACTCGAGAGCAGGGTCGAACTGATGGTCGCCGGCAGCGCGTGCTACGTCGTCTGTCTCGGTCTCATCGCGGTCGTCGGGGACCCGCCGCTCCCGGTCGTCGGCGCGGTGTTCCTCCTCGCCGGCGTCATGCTCGGGACGTTCGTGCTCGGCTACTCAGTTGTCAAGGAGCGCCATCCGAGTAGCGCGAGCGGCATCTCGACCGGAACGGCCAACGGCGCGGCGTTCTTCGGCGCGGCGATCCTCCCGACGCTGATGGGCTGGGTGCTCGACGCCTACTGGACCGGCGAACTCGTCGGCGGGGTTCGAGTGTACACGCGGACGGGGTACCGAATCGCGTTCGGTATCGCCACCGTCGCCGGCGCGATCGCCTTCTGCTGTACGCTCTGGCTGTACCGACGTGAACGGGCGACCTCCCCATCCGAGGAGTCGACAGTCGACGGCGTCACCGGGGAGTAA
- a CDS encoding GNAT family N-acetyltransferase — protein MTRDVRRARLDDVWDIHEIARESWHAAYDDVLGPETVDDVVDDWYAIGDLESSITDTSDRDNAAFLVAEPSADDSTVDGTESETDCRGFAHAVPWPEDPSVAFLARLYVRPDSWNEGVGTALLEGLEAELSAGFERLRLAVLAANDIGISFYESRGFDRVGTRPSDLGTGLEEHVYETPLSEQ, from the coding sequence GTGACTCGAGACGTCCGGCGGGCGAGGCTCGACGATGTCTGGGACATTCACGAAATCGCACGGGAGAGCTGGCACGCCGCCTACGACGACGTACTCGGTCCCGAGACGGTCGACGACGTCGTCGACGACTGGTACGCGATCGGCGACCTCGAGTCGTCGATCACGGACACGAGCGACCGCGACAACGCCGCGTTCCTCGTCGCCGAACCGTCGGCGGACGACTCGACCGTGGACGGCACCGAATCCGAGACCGACTGCCGCGGGTTCGCACACGCCGTCCCCTGGCCGGAGGACCCCTCGGTCGCGTTTCTCGCCCGGCTGTACGTGCGGCCCGACAGCTGGAACGAGGGGGTCGGAACTGCGCTGCTCGAGGGTCTCGAGGCCGAGCTCTCGGCGGGGTTCGAGCGGCTCCGGCTGGCCGTCCTCGCCGCCAACGATATCGGGATCTCGTTCTACGAATCGCGGGGGTTCGACCGCGTCGGGACGCGACCGTCCGATCTCGGCACGGGCCTCGAAGAGCACGTCTACGAGACGCCGCTTTCCGAACAGTAG
- a CDS encoding NAD(P)/FAD-dependent oxidoreductase — protein MTLATVPQYDSEQLSDREGHAVVVGAGIAGLVAARVLADAFDTVTVLDRDPLPDEPVVRPGVPQARQIHILWEAGRATLEELFPGYSEALRTAGGVVIDGRRDFYMYSHGDFLAAGSAPFPLYAATRPLYEQVLRRHVSELSGVRLRGNCPFLEYLADDGATSVNGVVVRDDDSEQELAADLVVDATGRTSRTPNWLEKYGYAPPAIDEVHVDLAYSASRIERPADDHRTIGVLAEAPRTRGGAVVPVEDDRWLVNLHGLHGDHPPTDVEESKDFAASLPTPIVKALLDERPRVSEEIAVYPFPSNRRYRYEDLERFPDGLVVVGDAIASFNPIYGQGMSVAALEALLLHHTLATDDRAQVGLRFFDRAADVVEPAWMLATGADFSFPQTDGDRPRGTAFFNWYLDRLLRKAHTDSVLTDAFTRVLSMQQSPTSLLRPGVMWRVLRPSRKDEQSSRREPPHSHVTSHIEDDEMRSSPREGNNSDATGGS, from the coding sequence ATGACATTAGCAACTGTACCGCAGTACGACAGTGAACAGCTCTCCGACAGAGAGGGACATGCGGTAGTAGTCGGCGCGGGCATAGCCGGTCTGGTGGCTGCCCGTGTCCTTGCGGATGCGTTTGATACGGTCACGGTGCTCGATCGAGATCCGCTTCCCGATGAGCCAGTTGTACGCCCCGGCGTCCCCCAGGCCCGCCAAATCCATATTCTGTGGGAAGCCGGACGAGCGACGCTGGAAGAACTCTTCCCGGGCTACAGCGAAGCGTTGCGTACCGCTGGTGGGGTGGTAATCGATGGTCGGCGCGACTTCTACATGTACAGTCACGGCGATTTCCTCGCTGCCGGGTCGGCACCGTTTCCACTCTACGCAGCGACGCGACCGCTGTACGAACAGGTGCTTCGACGACATGTCTCCGAACTCAGCGGAGTCCGTCTGCGGGGCAACTGTCCATTTCTCGAGTACCTCGCTGACGATGGAGCGACTAGCGTGAACGGTGTGGTGGTCCGAGACGACGATTCCGAGCAGGAACTCGCCGCCGATCTGGTCGTCGATGCCACCGGCCGAACGAGCCGGACGCCGAACTGGCTAGAGAAGTACGGGTACGCGCCGCCTGCCATCGACGAGGTACACGTCGACCTAGCCTACAGCGCCAGCCGTATTGAGCGACCTGCCGACGACCATCGAACGATCGGTGTGCTGGCTGAGGCACCGCGTACCCGTGGTGGGGCAGTGGTACCCGTCGAGGACGATCGCTGGCTGGTGAACCTGCACGGGCTCCACGGAGACCATCCCCCGACGGATGTCGAGGAATCCAAAGACTTCGCGGCGAGTCTGCCCACCCCGATCGTGAAAGCCCTCCTCGACGAGCGCCCCAGGGTGTCCGAGGAGATCGCCGTCTATCCGTTCCCCTCGAACCGCCGATACCGGTACGAAGATCTCGAGCGCTTCCCGGACGGTCTAGTCGTCGTGGGTGATGCGATCGCCAGTTTCAACCCGATCTACGGACAAGGCATGTCAGTGGCCGCGCTCGAAGCGCTGCTGCTTCACCACACGCTTGCGACGGACGATCGGGCGCAGGTCGGCCTTCGCTTTTTCGATCGTGCCGCAGACGTCGTCGAGCCCGCGTGGATGCTGGCGACTGGCGCGGACTTCAGTTTCCCACAGACGGACGGCGATAGACCTCGCGGAACTGCCTTCTTCAACTGGTATCTGGACCGGCTGTTGCGAAAGGCCCATACTGACAGCGTATTGACCGATGCCTTCACTCGCGTCCTCTCGATGCAGCAATCCCCCACTTCGCTGTTACGTCCCGGTGTCATGTGGCGCGTGCTACGGCCGAGCCGGAAAGACGAGCAGTCGTCGCGACGAGAGCCGCCTCACAGTCACGTGACGAGTCACATCGAGGACGACGAGATGCGTTCGTCTCCACGAGAAGGAAACAACAGTGATGCGACTGGTGGATCTTGA
- the rtcA gene encoding RNA 3'-terminal phosphate cyclase, whose translation MAPHRELDGSSAGGQFLRTALALSILENEPVRLENVRGDRSTPGLRHQHLAVLETMAGIADAAVSGAELGSETIAFEPGLETVAVDGPSSGTGGGLEGGSYAVDIGTAGSVTLLFNTLLPLATVLESPLSVTVSGGTDVAWSPPLDYLRYVTLPLVRRYGIAATCEVDRRGFYPDGGGAATLRLAPSRLERIDLVERGSIEGLRVYSTESASLADRDVATRQAEGALERLDREPALDVTERCEMTAASPSPGSALVLRVDHGTGIAGFAALGERGKPAERVGEDAADDANRFCRGSAPVDRHMADQLLSFLALAGGRVRIPAVTDHVETRCDLLEAFGVGVERERAGETAIVSVASPLAGDE comes from the coding sequence ATGGCACCCCATCGCGAACTCGACGGCTCGAGTGCCGGCGGCCAGTTCCTCCGGACCGCGCTCGCGCTGTCGATCCTCGAGAACGAGCCCGTTCGCCTCGAGAACGTCCGCGGCGATCGATCGACGCCCGGACTGCGCCACCAGCATCTGGCGGTCCTCGAGACGATGGCCGGGATCGCTGACGCCGCGGTCTCGGGGGCCGAACTCGGATCGGAGACGATCGCGTTCGAGCCGGGACTCGAGACCGTCGCTGTCGACGGACCCTCGAGCGGCACCGGCGGCGGCCTCGAGGGCGGCAGCTACGCCGTCGACATCGGGACCGCAGGCAGCGTGACGCTCCTGTTCAACACCCTGTTGCCGCTGGCGACGGTCCTCGAGTCGCCGCTCTCGGTGACGGTCTCCGGCGGCACGGACGTGGCGTGGTCGCCGCCGCTCGACTACCTGCGGTACGTGACGCTCCCGCTGGTGCGCCGGTACGGCATCGCGGCCACCTGCGAGGTCGACCGCCGCGGATTCTACCCCGACGGCGGCGGCGCGGCGACGCTTCGGCTCGCGCCCTCGCGCCTCGAACGGATCGACCTCGTCGAGCGGGGATCGATCGAGGGACTGCGCGTCTACTCGACCGAATCGGCGTCGCTCGCGGACCGCGACGTCGCCACTCGACAGGCCGAAGGCGCGCTCGAGCGGCTGGATCGCGAGCCCGCGCTCGATGTCACGGAGCGCTGCGAGATGACAGCGGCGAGTCCCTCACCTGGCTCCGCGCTCGTGCTCCGCGTCGATCACGGGACCGGCATCGCCGGCTTCGCCGCCCTCGGCGAGCGCGGCAAGCCGGCGGAGCGCGTCGGCGAGGACGCCGCGGACGACGCGAACCGCTTTTGCCGCGGATCTGCGCCGGTCGATCGGCACATGGCCGATCAACTGCTCTCGTTCCTCGCGCTCGCGGGCGGGCGAGTCCGCATCCCGGCCGTGACCGATCACGTCGAGACGCGCTGTGACTTGCTCGAGGCGTTCGGGGTCGGCGTCGAACGCGAGCGAGCGGGGGAGACGGCGATCGTCTCGGTCGCGTCGCCGCTCGCTGGCGACGAGTAG
- a CDS encoding sensor histidine kinase, translated as MTWQYTPEILPYVGVLFLSMLLAGGLAVYTVVAWADAMNEPGVRAFVGLNVGCSLWAGAYAMQLLSATIPTKLAWLTVAFIGSVLVALSCFSFAIAYSGNEQLLSRRTVCVLAIEPAVAFVLFTTEYRNLYTQRVDTVVVSDLVMIERTFGPIGLVHILYLYGLLVISAGFLLRTIYRSDRVYRVQAGAVLLSIFVPLLANVIWFLNLGPMGNLDFTPVAFVVSGLVYAVAISRHHLLDIVPVARTAVVENMRDGFLVIDETNRIRDANAAVRSHGSPDGLESIVGRDITAVFPEVSPIIRGDSPTDHTEIVVEGENRSRSFDVQVQRLSNDDRFRLLLLRDVTEQHAVEQRYQALIENTSDLITVLDGSGLVRYQSPSVTNVLGYDPSALADRAYVEFVHPADRDRIVATFHDNLDRSDTIERAEYRIRDADGEWRDVETVGRNLLDDPFVEGVVLNTRDVTERKRREREIRRKNDQLEEFAGVVSHDLRNPLTIAQGYLEAARDAVDCEYHDDIEFAHDRIETIIEDVLVLAREGQAIGETDRVDVERVVERAWAHVDTEGASLTVAADRPIVADEDRLLQLLENLFRNSVEHGGSEDGESAVHVRVETVADGFIVEDDGPGIPVDDRRDVLEYGHTTTDTGTGFGLAIVSRIAEGHGWSIRVGESDDGGARFEFAIDDSVLADSVDGPASVDR; from the coding sequence ATGACCTGGCAGTACACTCCCGAAATCCTCCCGTACGTCGGTGTGCTCTTCCTCTCGATGCTTCTCGCGGGCGGACTGGCCGTCTATACCGTCGTTGCGTGGGCCGACGCGATGAACGAGCCGGGTGTTCGGGCGTTCGTCGGCCTGAACGTCGGGTGTTCGCTCTGGGCCGGTGCGTACGCGATGCAGTTACTGAGTGCGACCATCCCGACTAAACTGGCGTGGTTGACGGTGGCGTTTATCGGCTCCGTACTGGTGGCGCTCTCCTGTTTCTCGTTCGCGATCGCGTACTCCGGCAACGAACAGCTGCTGTCCCGCCGAACCGTTTGCGTGCTCGCGATCGAGCCGGCCGTCGCGTTCGTCCTGTTCACGACGGAGTATCGAAACCTGTACACGCAACGCGTCGACACCGTCGTCGTTTCCGATCTCGTCATGATCGAACGGACGTTCGGTCCGATCGGGCTCGTTCACATCCTGTATCTGTACGGGCTCCTCGTCATCAGCGCCGGGTTCCTGCTCAGGACGATCTACAGGTCGGACCGCGTCTACAGAGTGCAAGCCGGCGCGGTGTTGCTCAGCATCTTCGTTCCGCTGCTCGCGAACGTCATCTGGTTTCTCAATCTGGGACCGATGGGGAACCTCGATTTCACGCCGGTCGCGTTCGTCGTTTCCGGGCTCGTCTACGCCGTCGCGATATCGCGTCACCACCTCCTGGATATCGTTCCGGTCGCTCGCACCGCAGTCGTCGAAAACATGCGCGACGGCTTCCTCGTCATCGACGAAACGAACCGCATTCGGGACGCCAACGCGGCCGTTCGGTCGCACGGCTCTCCCGACGGTCTCGAGTCGATCGTCGGCCGCGACATCACCGCGGTGTTTCCGGAGGTTTCGCCGATCATTCGCGGCGACTCGCCGACCGACCATACCGAAATCGTCGTCGAGGGCGAGAACCGCAGCCGGTCGTTCGACGTCCAGGTCCAGCGGCTCTCGAACGACGATCGGTTTCGGCTCCTCCTCCTCCGGGACGTGACGGAACAGCACGCCGTCGAACAGCGATACCAGGCGCTCATCGAGAACACCTCCGACCTGATCACGGTTCTCGACGGCAGCGGTCTCGTCCGCTACCAGAGCCCGTCGGTCACGAACGTACTGGGGTACGATCCGTCGGCGCTCGCCGATCGAGCCTACGTCGAATTCGTCCATCCCGCGGACCGGGACCGGATCGTGGCCACGTTTCACGACAACCTCGATCGGTCCGACACCATCGAGCGAGCGGAGTACCGGATCCGAGACGCGGACGGCGAGTGGCGAGACGTCGAGACGGTCGGTCGCAACCTGCTCGACGACCCGTTCGTCGAAGGCGTCGTCCTGAACACCCGCGACGTCACCGAACGCAAGCGGCGTGAGCGAGAGATCCGTCGAAAGAACGACCAGCTGGAGGAGTTCGCCGGCGTCGTCAGTCACGACCTCCGGAACCCGCTTACGATCGCACAGGGTTATCTCGAGGCGGCCAGGGACGCCGTCGATTGCGAGTATCACGACGACATCGAGTTCGCACACGACCGCATCGAAACGATCATCGAAGACGTGCTCGTCCTCGCTCGCGAGGGACAGGCGATCGGCGAAACCGATCGCGTCGACGTCGAGCGGGTCGTCGAACGAGCGTGGGCACACGTCGACACCGAGGGGGCCTCGCTGACCGTCGCGGCCGATCGACCGATCGTCGCCGACGAGGACAGGTTGCTCCAGTTGCTCGAGAATCTGTTTCGGAATAGCGTGGAGCACGGGGGATCGGAGGACGGGGAGTCGGCCGTCCACGTGCGAGTCGAAACCGTCGCGGACGGATTTATCGTCGAAGACGACGGCCCCGGGATTCCCGTCGACGACAGACGTGACGTCCTCGAGTACGGTCACACCACGACCGACACCGGCACCGGGTTCGGGCTCGCGATCGTCAGTCGGATCGCCGAGGGCCACGGCTGGTCGATCCGAGTCGGCGAGAGCGACGACGGCGGTGCCCGGTTCGAGTTCGCGATCGACGATTCGGTCCTGGCGGACTCGGTGGACGGACCGGCGTCCGTCGACCGATAA